The DNA region CTGTAGTGCGACCCATTTGTCAAGACAGATTTGAGGTAAAATGAGTTTAGAGGCTTCACATTGCTTCCTTGAGAACTTGCTGGGAGTAAAGGGCCTCGAACTCCTCCGGACTCCTGTATCCCAGGCTGCTGTGCACGTATAGCTTGTTGTAACCCACAACAAACCACGTATCGAGCTTCTCCTTCGCCTCCTGGAACGAGGCAAACTCGTCAAGCCACAAGACCTCCTCCTTGATGGTCCGCATCATCCGC from bacterium includes:
- a CDS encoding transposase; this translates as MKLISDNGSQPTSLNFMRDMSDLGIEQVFTSYNNPKGNADTERMMRTIKEEVLWLDEFASFQEAKEKLDTWFVVGYNKLYVHSSLGYRSPEEFEALYSQQVLKEAM